DNA sequence from the Cohnella herbarum genome:
TGATCGGAATGAGTGCTTCGTCTTATGGTTTCAAGCGCTCTCGCAGCGTTTGCAGCTTCCTCGTATGAGCGCTCGGGATAAACTCGTGCCCGTGATAGCGATGAACCGAAATGTCCTTCGGGCATTGCAGATGATTATATGCGGCGAAGACGGTGGACGGCGGCGTCACCGTGCCCACTTAACCGATGCAGATCCAAGTATGACAACGAATTCGCGTACGTAACCACCCCCGGCAAAGCCAGCAGCGCCTCGATCCTCGCGCCGCGGAAACCGGCGAACGCGATTCGAAACACGCGCACCCGATCGCTCGGATACTCCACGGGCACTCTCTCCAACACCTGCAGTGGCGTTCGGTCCAGCTCTTCCAGCCCGCGCTCCCAGAATACATCGAAATCGTCGGGCTTCGTCAACCGTGGCCGATAATGACGCATTTCCTCCAAACTCATATCGAATAGCTGCGCGATGTCCATTCCCTCCTTGATTTACGCCAATACGACGAGCAGATGCGCCATTTGCTTCGGTTCGAGCTTCACGGTCAGACGCTGCCCGTCCATCTCGTCTATCCCGGCGCGAAATTGCTCCAGCGCATCCGTATGGCAAGCGGCTTCGATCGTCCTGCCCGGGAATCCGATCCGGGCTTGCGTTTCGCCATCCGTGCAATTGCCCAACCGGATCAAGATGCCGGAGCCTTTCTCGGAAGGCTTGACGTCGAACAACTGAACGCCCTCGTCTCCGCTTAACTCGATGAATCGTCCCGCTTCCTCCTGAGCGCATACGACCGCCGGAATCGAAATCACCGGCGTGACGGCCTGCACGGCCTTCGCCATCGTCGCTGCCGGATCGAACTCGCGGAACGTCGACAACACATACGTAAAAGTGTTAAAGCCCGGCTGGCGAGCTCGGAAATTCGTGTCCCAATAGTTGTTCATCGGCCACGCCAGCAGCAGCGGATTGTCGCGACGTTCCACGTGCTTCTGCTCTTTGCCGAAATGGAAGTCTCCGACCTGCACGAGCGGCGCATCGACGCAGACGAGCGTGACCCCGTGTTCTTCGTCCGCGACGGAGACGCTTTTATCCACCGTCAAATAATCCCTGCATACTCCCGGTAGCTGCTGCGCATCCATTTCCGCGAATTGACCCGCCGTATCATAATGGCAGCGCCACTTCTTAAGGTTCAGCGGGAACGCGAAATACGTTCCTTCCGGCGTCGTAATATCTTCTTTAAGGAAACTAGCTTTAAGTTCGATATCGCCTCGATCGCCGAATAACGTGATTCGCTGCTCCAACTCTTCGACGCCCGGCGCCTCCCACTTCAGGAATAGCGAAGCGCAATTCGCCCCTCGCTCGACCCGGCAAGAGATCAGCCGTGAATACGTCTGCCTTCTCGCTTTCCAATCGTGATTCCACACGCTGATTCCTTCGTTCCCCTTCGCCACGTCCCGCGGGAAAATCGCGTTGCGATCGTTCGGATGGAACGTTGGATCCACGGTTTCCTGAACGTATTGAAACAAACTCCACGGACTGGAGAGATCGAGCGTTTCCCAGTCGTTCTTCTTATCGAACAAGCTCGTGATCCGTCCGGTTATAAGGTTGAAACGTAAGCGGTGGAAAGGAGTCTCGATCCGGCCTTCCTCTACGACGACTTCGCGTTCCCATGGTCCTTCCCCGTTGATCTCGGTTTGGCCCGGGAACGCTTCAATCCAATCCGACGGTTCTGCAGGCTTTAAATCGCGAAAAGGGATTTTACGCCAGCTGAACGGCGGCAGCTCGACGATCCCATAACTTGTATGCAGAGGATTCCGTTCGTTGTTCATCAAGACGTGCCGCATGCGGTCCGCCGCCAAATGCCGTCCGGACGCTCTGAAACTAGACGGGATTTGAATGTCGTACGCGATCGGAACGGAAGAAGGGTTCGCCAACAGCAGTCCTTCCGGCTCTTCCGATTGGGGCGGATTGCCTGCCAGACGTTCCATCTGAGTGCCGAGCAGAAAGCCTGTCAAGCTGTTCGCTTGGTAAGCATAATGCGCTTTATGCATCCACTGAATGTCGGTATTGGAATGATTCGGCTCGCTGATCGAATGGAACACGCCCCAGGTGTGCTCGTCGTACAGCATGATCTGCTCCCATGCTTGCTTCTTGATCCGATCATACGAAACATCGTCGATTTTCTCGAACGAATCCAGTAAGTCGACGGCTTTCATCCCTTGTTTCGTTCTGCGGTTCAGCTTCGTTTCCTTGGCCGCGCTTCCCGAACCGAAATTCCAGTAGTCGGTCCAATCTCCCGCGTGCTCTTGCAACAGTTCTTTCTTCGCGTTCACCCGCTCCCGCAATAGCTCCGGCGTAACGAACGTTATCGATGGCTCGCTGCCTTCCGCGTTCCACCTGCGAATCAGTTCCGCAAGCTCGCGGTCGGGCGGATTGTTGTCGTACAGCGGAAGATTCGTCGCGGTCAAATAGACGAAATCGAACGGATAGTCGGGATTCGCTTCGATCTTGGCCAAATATTTCGCAAGCCCCTCCGCCATGATGCCCGTATCCGTCGCATTGACGTCGCACACCTGGCTGAAGAGGGAATAGTGTTCTCCGTTAAAAGCGAGCAGCTTCCGACCGTCCGGCACTTGCCATTGAAAAGCGCCGGGCCGAGCGAGCGGAAATCCGCCGAAATGGATGTTGATTCCCATAATGAAAAAGTCGATTCCGGCATCGAGCAACAGTTGCCCGTAAGGCCAAGGCTGGCCGTTCACGTCATGGTGGATCGCCGTCTTCATTTCGATTCCGAAACGAGAGCGAAGCTGGGCGATCGGCTGCAGCATCCTTGTCATCTCTTCCGCCGTACAGAGCGGAGTCGCATGCAGGAACGAAGCCGATAAGCTCAACTGTCCGTTGTTCAAATATCGCTTCATTCGCTCGACTTGTTCCGGGCCGGCCGTCTCGAGCCATAACAATACCGGATAGCTCGATTCGCACGTCCAACGGAACCGGTCGCGCTCTTCCCATTGTTCCGTAAGCTCGCACAATTGCAACGCTTCGTCGATATATCTTTTTTGCAGTTCCAACAAGATCGGCTGCGCGTGCGTGTAGCCGATATCCAGGTGACTATGGTGCAAGACGAGTACTTCTTTAATTTTCGGCATTGCTTTCCACCCCATGTCGCGACAATGGCCGCTGACTCCCTCTTTGTCGGAAGGCCAGCGGCCATTGTGCTTAATCTCGTTATTTAGAAGCTTTCCAAGCATCGATTTGCGTTTGCATTTCGGCGATAATCTTATCCATGCCGGCTTTCTTCAGCTTGGCATTCATCTTCGGCAACATTACGTCGGGATCCGCGATACCGGTAATGAGGCCCGCATAGAATTCGTCGACTACGGATGCCGTTTGCGCCAGCTCGCTCTTCACGTTGCTCGGGTCGAAGGAGAAGCCGAGCAGCTTGGAAGGAATCGCCGCCGCGTTCTTATCCGGACCGGCAGGATACCATTTCGGCTGCGTTTCGCTCGTACGGTAGGAGTTAAACATGTTGCCGTATTCCCAGCCGGAATCTACCCAGTAGCCTGCGTTGTCGACTTTCTTGATCAAGTCGTCGCCGACTTTCGTATAGTGCGTGCCTTCGATTCCGTAGCTCATCAGGTTGAACAATTCTTGATCGGCGTAGAGCAGGTTGTAGAACATCATGGCTCTTTCGGGATCTTTGGACGTACGCGAGATCGCGGTCATCGTCGCGATGATGGAGCCCGTGCTCATATAGGGCTTGGAGAACTCGACCGCAGCGACTTTCGAGGCGTCGCCGCCGCCGAATCTCACGGCTTGGTTGGCAGCCGAATCCGGGTTAATAACCGTAAACGTAGACGTGACGTATTTCCCCGCCAGCTCGTCGGAGTTCGTGTCTTTCAACGTTGCCGCGTCTTTACGGATAATGCCTTTTTCGTACCATTCGCGCATTTGCTTCAGGAAGCCGATGAACTCGGGCGTTTCGTACAGATTAACGACTTGGCTCGCTTCGTCTCCGATACGGACGACGCCGGGATTTTTCTGAGCGAAATACTCCAGACCGAGCGTCGTACCGTAGTTGCCCATGACGTCCGTGTCGCCTTTCAAGCTGAAAGGATATTTTTCCGGCTCGCCTTGCTTTACTTTTTCCAAGAACGGAGTCATGTCCGCCAACGTCTTGAATTGATCCGGCGTGTAGCCGTATTTATCCAGATAGTCCTTGTTGATCAGAACGCCCGGCGTCCTAGCCAGAACTTGCGTATTGATGATGGCGTATAGCTTGCCTCTCACTTTCGCGGCATCCCATGCGGCGGGCGGCACTTGCTTCAGGATGTCCGGACCGTGCTGCTGAAGCAGGTCGGTTACGTCGAGGAAAGCGCCTTTGTTCACGTTCGACAGGTAGTCGTTCGTCCAGTTGGACGTGAAGATCAAATCCGCTTTTTCGCCGGAAGCGGCGATCGCTTGCATTTTCTGATCGTAAGTACCCCAGTCGACCA
Encoded proteins:
- a CDS encoding acetylxylan esterase, whose translation is MDIAQLFDMSLEEMRHYRPRLTKPDDFDVFWERGLEELDRTPLQVLERVPVEYPSDRVRVFRIAFAGFRGARIEALLALPGVVTYANSLSYLDLHRLSGHGDAAVHRLRRI
- a CDS encoding DUF3502 domain-containing protein, translated to MKRKGSKFGTVSLAVMLSVVMLLGACGNGNNNDSKPSQAASSEAASSPAASSEEPASTEASPAAELEPYEITWYLPQSVFPDAKLVQDAMSKITKEKINATLDIKLVDWGTYDQKMQAIAASGEKADLIFTSNWTNDYLSNVNKGAFLDVTDLLQQHGPDILKQVPPAAWDAAKVRGKLYAIINTQVLARTPGVLINKDYLDKYGYTPDQFKTLADMTPFLEKVKQGEPEKYPFSLKGDTDVMGNYGTTLGLEYFAQKNPGVVRIGDEASQVVNLYETPEFIGFLKQMREWYEKGIIRKDAATLKDTNSDELAGKYVTSTFTVINPDSAANQAVRFGGGDASKVAAVEFSKPYMSTGSIIATMTAISRTSKDPERAMMFYNLLYADQELFNLMSYGIEGTHYTKVGDDLIKKVDNAGYWVDSGWEYGNMFNSYRTSETQPKWYPAGPDKNAAAIPSKLLGFSFDPSNVKSELAQTASVVDEFYAGLITGIADPDVMLPKMNAKLKKAGMDKIIAEMQTQIDAWKASK
- a CDS encoding acetylxylan esterase, encoding MGTVTPPSTVFAAYNHLQCPKDISVHRYHGHEFIPSAHTRKLQTLRERLKP
- a CDS encoding glycoside hydrolase family 38 N-terminal domain-containing protein, encoding MPKIKEVLVLHHSHLDIGYTHAQPILLELQKRYIDEALQLCELTEQWEERDRFRWTCESSYPVLLWLETAGPEQVERMKRYLNNGQLSLSASFLHATPLCTAEEMTRMLQPIAQLRSRFGIEMKTAIHHDVNGQPWPYGQLLLDAGIDFFIMGINIHFGGFPLARPGAFQWQVPDGRKLLAFNGEHYSLFSQVCDVNATDTGIMAEGLAKYLAKIEANPDYPFDFVYLTATNLPLYDNNPPDRELAELIRRWNAEGSEPSITFVTPELLRERVNAKKELLQEHAGDWTDYWNFGSGSAAKETKLNRRTKQGMKAVDLLDSFEKIDDVSYDRIKKQAWEQIMLYDEHTWGVFHSISEPNHSNTDIQWMHKAHYAYQANSLTGFLLGTQMERLAGNPPQSEEPEGLLLANPSSVPIAYDIQIPSSFRASGRHLAADRMRHVLMNNERNPLHTSYGIVELPPFSWRKIPFRDLKPAEPSDWIEAFPGQTEINGEGPWEREVVVEEGRIETPFHRLRFNLITGRITSLFDKKNDWETLDLSSPWSLFQYVQETVDPTFHPNDRNAIFPRDVAKGNEGISVWNHDWKARRQTYSRLISCRVERGANCASLFLKWEAPGVEELEQRITLFGDRGDIELKASFLKEDITTPEGTYFAFPLNLKKWRCHYDTAGQFAEMDAQQLPGVCRDYLTVDKSVSVADEEHGVTLVCVDAPLVQVGDFHFGKEQKHVERRDNPLLLAWPMNNYWDTNFRARQPGFNTFTYVLSTFREFDPAATMAKAVQAVTPVISIPAVVCAQEEAGRFIELSGDEGVQLFDVKPSEKGSGILIRLGNCTDGETQARIGFPGRTIEAACHTDALEQFRAGIDEMDGQRLTVKLEPKQMAHLLVVLA